One Festucalex cinctus isolate MCC-2025b chromosome 3, RoL_Fcin_1.0, whole genome shotgun sequence DNA window includes the following coding sequences:
- the ankrd27 gene encoding ankyrin repeat domain-containing protein 27 isoform X1 codes for MALYDEDVARNPFFAALEKLRPDLCERVAQMRGIVLVPCCGSLEGSRLSQVHFDSYVLHPVDDGYQTADGKEVRIQDRQVLLGSGFPPPVSVAILFEETFYNSREESFSILCVGGPVDGGEPATASSTATAPSSAPSSYHLRNLEEVEQFLGRHRHKLDKLVANFCQAFKRHERKGLRQHIDSVHGLYTRCLQCVLRDAHLKVPAKQELQMTLLKEAVEVYVHHGIHSLIFNLVGTLEASQDAAFNKMTRSLHELQHKDVGVKAHFSVNLPRAKRELSQLNRQTSPLLKLLCLRRVALSATRAAPSAVIMEAVCADDLLSVILYLLVNVEIPNWMANLSYMRNFSFSQSSQDELSYCLSTFEAAAEYIKLGKLRHALAGRVDADDKPPMKAELASASTPIGRLLEHVANGDEAEVARLLSQGENQEDAAPCHPLCSCDLCDLRLAGKLNEPSAVTASSRDERGYTPLHVAAVCGQAQLIDLLASKGAPVNASDDHTLTPLHLACRKGYQGVTLLLLHYKADADARDNNGNTPLHLACMYGHDDCVKALVYYDSQTCRLDAANEKGDTPLHVASRWGYQAIVGVLLENGASAGALNKDARTPAHCALNSKVLTLLRKDEEQRCGNGGGGGARSPARVSPQMSGRRSSTSSGASSSPGRERPPERAPVQRRQVEKLLRAVADADVQMVRYLLEWTDEDEADASDETSLCHPLCQCATCAPAHKARAAPFGGVGGALCVTSANADGVTPLHVSCMCGHAELTSLLLRHGADADARTHRKATPLHLASQNNHLQVVKLLLECNAKLNKKDRYGNTALIHACLHGNLDAAAALVQSEALVNVGNRQGNTALHCAVRAAHLPLVDLLLKAGASPHLRNKKHRTPLDAAHQQGGKNAEIVRSLQKASGLSPDDEPIKLLSVPKGTLAHNFVQRLKLNDAARHKSAAGRIQQMKKTSRSPSARPATPTEQASPDVRRQRLQRGGTVDVGGGPSANAKGRGLARWHTLDSGEDARTWTRRRRSDATHEGPAFAMTSSDGRRDVASAPQRANAKYSPRVQDAPVSGDASDIRDGNLTGDTPLSSAKLNTRQMLHIQDTPHVTCNTKDTSLHCDMSHSNDKTCTQDTPLSSDAPHTQHKLISGDMHDIKDTSFSSAPQAEPPLSRDASHSEDTPHDSSHIAYIQDTTISGHTANIKDTPLSGDAPNSSDIRHIQDTATWDDAAIKDTPLTCDTPLSGDAPNSSDMRHIQDTGISDDAAIKDTPLNCDTHLSGVVPNCGDMCHIQDISRISSDIKDTAQ; via the exons ATGGCGCTGTACGACGAGGACGTGGCCAGGAATCCGTTCTTCGCGGCGCTGGAGAAGCTCCGACCGGACCTGTGCGAGCGCGTGGCCCAAATGCGCGGCATC GTTCTGGTTCCGTGCTGTGGCAGTCTCGAGGGCAGCAGGCTGTCGCAAGTTCACTTTGACAGTTACGTGCTTCATCCCGTGGACGACGGATACCAGACGGCAGATGGCAAG GAGGTCCGGATCCAGGACAGGCAGGTCCTGTTGGGCTCCGGCTTCCCGCCGCCGGTCTCGGTGGCCATCTTGTTTGAGGAAACCTTCTACAACTCCAGGGAGGAGAGCTTCAGCATCCTGTGCGTGGGCGGGCCCGTGGACGGTGGCGAGCCGGCGACGGCGTCCTCGACGGCGACGGCGCCCTCCTCGGCGCCCTCCTCGTACCACCTGCGGAACCTGGAAGAGGTGGAGCAGTTCCTGGGCCGCCACCGCCACAAGCTGGACAAACTGGTGGCAAACTTCTGCCAGGCCTTCAAGCGGCACGAGCGCAAGGGACTCCGGCAACACATA gaCTCAGTCCACGGCCTGTACACGCGGTGTCTTCAGTGTGTGCTGCGAGACGCTCACTTg AAGGTGCCGGCCAAGCAGGAGCTCCAAATGACTCTTCTGAAAGAAGCCGTGGAG GTGTACGTCCATCACGGCATCCACTcgctcattttcaacctggtGGGCACGCTGGAAGCTAGCCAG GACGCCGCCTTCAACAAGATGACCAGAAGTCTTCACGAGCTGCAGCACAAAGACGTCGGCGTCAAAGCGCACTTCAG CGTCAACTTGCCCCGCGCCAAACGGGAGCTGAGTCAACTCAACCGGCAGACGTCGCCGCTGCTCAAGCTGCTGTGCCTGCGCAGGGTGGCCTTGAGCGCCACCCGCGCGGCGCCCTCCGCAG TCATCATGGAGGCGGTGTGCGCCGACGACCTGCTGTCTGTCATCCTCTACCTGCTGGTCAACGTGGAAATCCCCAACTG GATGGCCAACCTGAGCTACATGCGGAACTTCAGCTTCAGTCAGTCCAGCCAAGACGAGCTGAGTTACTGCCTGAGCACCTTCGAGGCGGCCGCCGAGTACATCAAGCTGGGGAAGCTGCGACACGCGCTCGCC GGTCGCGTCGACGCCGACGACAAGCCACCAATGAAGGCGGAGCTCGCCAGCGCCTCGACGCCCATCGGCCGCTTGTTGGAG CACGTCGCCAACGGCGACGAGGCGGAGGTGGCGCGTCTGCTGAGCCAAGGCGAGAACCAAGAGGACGCGGCGCCGTGTCACCCCTTGTGCTCGTGTGACCTCTGCGACCTCCGGCTGGCCGG gaAGTTGAACGAGCCGTCGGCGGTGACGGCGTCCTCCCGAGACGAGCGCGGTTACACGCCGCTGCACGTCGCCGCCGTCTGCG GTCAGGCGCAGCTGATCGACCTGCTGGCGTCGAAAGGCGCGCCGGTCAACGCCAGCGATGACCACACGCTGACGCCGCTGCACCTGGCCTGTCGAAAGGGATATCAGGGAGTCACG ctgctgctgctgcattaCAAGGCGGACGCGGACGCTCGGGACAACAACGGCAACACGCCGCTGCACCTGGCGTGCATGTACGGCCACGACGAT TGCGTGAAGGCGCTGGTGTACTACGACTCGCAGACGTGCCGCCTGGACGCGGCCAACGAGAAGGGCGACACGCCGCTGCACGTGGCGTCGCGCTGGGGCTACCAGGCCATCGTCGGCGTGCTGCTGGAGAACGGCGCCAGCGCGGGCGCGCTCAACAAGGACGCGCGCACGCCCGCCCACTGCGCCCTCAACTCCAAG GTGCTGACGCTGCTGCGGAAGGACGAGGAGCAACGCTGCGggaacggcggcggcggcggcgctcgc TCCCCCGCACGAGTTTCCCCTCAGATGAGCGGCCGTCGGTCGTCCACGTCGAGCGGCGCCTCGTCGTCGCCGGGCCGCGAGCGCCCGCCCGAGAGAGCGCCGGTGCAACGTCGCCAG GTGGAGAAGCTGCTGCGGGCCGTGGCGGACGCAGACGTGCAAATG GTGCGTTACCTGCTGGAGTGGACGGACGAGGACGAGGCGGACGCGTCGGACGAGACGTCTCTGTGCCATCCTCTGTGTCAGTGCGCCACGTGCGCGCCGGCGCACAAG GCGCGCGCGGCCCCGTTTGGCGGCGTTGGCGGCGCGCTGTGCGTGACGAGCGCCAACGCGGACGGCGTGACTCCGCTGCACGTGTCGTGCATGTGCGGCCACGCCGAGCTGACGTCGCTCCTCCTCCGCCACGGCGCCGACGCGGACGCGCGCACCCACCGCAAGGCCACGCCCCTTCACCTGGCCAGCCAGAACAACCACCTGCAG GTGGTGAAGTTGCTGCTGGAGTGCAACGCCAAGCTCAACAAGAAGGATCGCTACGGCAACACGGCCTTGATACACGCCTGTCTCCACGGCAACCTGGACGCCGCGGCCGCGCTCGTTCAG AGCGAAGCGCTGGTGAACGTCGGCAACCGGCAGGGCAACACGGCGCTGCACTGCGCCGTGCGGGCCGCTCACCTGCCGCTCGTCGATTTGCTGCTCAAGGCCGGCGCCTCGCCGCACCTGCGCAACAAGAAGCACAGGACGCCGCTGGACGCCGCCCACCAGCAAGGCGGAAAG AACGCGGAAATCGTGCGCTCGCTGCAGAAAGCGTCGGGACTCTCTCCGGACGACGAGCCCATCAAGCTGCTCTCCGTGCCCAAAGGCACTCTGG ctCACAACTTTGTTCAGCGTCTGAAACTCAACGACGCCGCTCGCCACAAGTCGGCCGCCGGCAG GATTCAGCAGATGAAGAAAACGTCGCGCAGTCCAAGCGCtcgcccggcgacgcccaccgAGCAG gcGAGTCCCGACGTGAGGAGGCAGCGGCTGCAACGCGGCGGGACGGTGGACGTCGGCGGCGGCCCGTCGGCCAACGCCAAGGGGCGGGGCCTGGCCCGCTGGCACACGCTGGACTCGGGAGAGGACGCGCGAACGTGGACGAGGCGTCGCCGCAGCGACGCCACGCACGAGGGCCCCGCCTTTGCGATGACGTCATCGGACGGACGTCGCGACGTCGCGAGCGCCCCGCAACGGGCGAACGCCAAATACTCGCCTCGCGTCCAAGACGCGCCCGTTTCTGGTGACGCGTCTGACATCAGAGACGGAAACCTCACGGGGGACACGCCCCTTTCCAGTGCAAAACTCAATACCAGGCAAATGCTGCACATACAAGACACGCCCCATGTCACGTGCAACACCAAAGACACATCCCTCCACTGTGACATGTCCCACAGCAATGACAAAACCTGCACTCAGGACACGCCCCTTTCAAGTGATGCACCCCACACTCAACACAAGCTTATTTCAGGTGACATGCATGACATCAAAGACACGAGCTTCTCTAGTGCCCCTCAAGCAGAACCGCCCCTCTCCCGTGACGCGTCCCATAGCGAAGACACACCCCACGATTCAAGTCATATCGCCTACATCCAAGACACGACCATCTCTGGTCACACTGCCAACATCAAAGACACACCCCTTTCTGGGGACGCGCCAAACTCCAGCGACATACGCCACATCCAAGACACGGCCACTTGGGATGACGCCGCCATCAAAGACACACCCCTCACTTGTGACACGCCCCTTTCCGGGGACGCGCCAAACTCCAGCGACATGCGCCACATCCAAGACACGGGCATTTCGGATGACGCCGCCATCAAAGACACGCCCCTCAATTGTGACACGCACCTTTCCGGGGTCGTGCCAAACTGCGGCGACATGTGCCACATCCAAGACATTTCCAGAATCTCGTCTGACATCAAAGACACGGCGCAGTGA